The region TGGCCAACCTGACCGATCCGCGTGGCGGGGACGCGATGGACCGGGTCATCAACGCGATGACGAAGGCCGCGCCGGCCGTGTAGCGCGAGGAGTGAGCTTGCGAGCCCCGCAGTCGCGAACGAAGGCGGGAACCGTATAAGTAGGACGGCATCGGTGCTGGTCACGGCCCCGACGCTGACAAAGATCGACCCCCGCCGACTGCCACTGCGAGGGACGTGAATAGTGTGATTTTCGTCAAGCACCGAGGGCAGGGAAGGACGAGCAGGAGAAAACGATGTCGCTCTCGCCTTACGCACCGATCATCGGGCTGTTCGCCCTCGCCGCGGCGTTCTCGCTGTTTTCCGTCGGCGCCGCCCGCTTCGCCGGGCCCCGTCGCTACAACAAGGCCAAACTCGAAGCTTACGAGTGCGGCATCGAGCCCAGCCCGCAGCCGGTCGGCGGCGGGCGGTTCCCGATCAAGTTCTACCTGACGGCGATGCTCTTCATCGTCTTCGACATCGAGATCATCTTCCTCTACCCCTGGGCGGTCTCGTTCGACGCTCTGCCGATCTTCGGCTTCGTGGAGATGGTCCTGTTCATCGTCGCGGTCTTCGTTGCGTACGCCTACGTGTGGCGGCGCGGCGGCCTGGACTGGGACTGAGGAAGGAACGTCAGATGGGCATCGAGGAGAAGCTTCCCGCCGGCGTCCTGCTCACCTCGGTGGAGAAGCTGGTCAACTGGTCCCGGAAGTCGTCCGTGTGGGGCGCGACCTTCGGCCTGGCCTGCTGCGCCATCGAGATGATGGCCGCCGGTGGTCC is a window of Micromonospora sp. WMMD961 DNA encoding:
- a CDS encoding NADH-quinone oxidoreductase subunit A — its product is MSLSPYAPIIGLFALAAAFSLFSVGAARFAGPRRYNKAKLEAYECGIEPSPQPVGGGRFPIKFYLTAMLFIVFDIEIIFLYPWAVSFDALPIFGFVEMVLFIVAVFVAYAYVWRRGGLDWD